The genome window TAATATTGTTATTATCGTATTCCTGCTTTAACGATGATACCGCAGCAGCAGAATTATGTCCAATACAAGTTGCTTTCCAGCCTCCATAATTCCCACTTGGATCTGATTGATACAATTGGTATCCATAATGCTTGTCCCATCCCATATATAAGATGGAAACACCAAAAGGCCTTTTTCCTCCATATTGTGTATACGCTTGCTTCACATCACAAAGCCAAGACACAAGTTGCTCGCAAGGAATAGGCTCTCCATATTGCAGTAAATATCGTTGTGCAATTAAACGTAATTCATTTGTTAATACATTAGCATCAGAAGTGATACCAGCAACAGAACAGACAATGTCATCATTAAGTTTGTAGATCTTTTCAGAATAATATACTTCATCCAACAATTTGTTTATATTACGTCTTTCTGCCACAAGTAGAACACCGTCAGTTGCTAAAATGCCAAGGCAAGTACCTGCATGACTTATAGCTTCCATTGCATATTCTACTTGATAAAGACGACCCTCAGGAGAAAAGATTGTTGTGCGTGTATCATATCTGCGTGCCTGTTTGCATAAAAAGGAATTAGATATGAG of Bombus terrestris chromosome 5, iyBomTerr1.2, whole genome shotgun sequence contains these proteins:
- the LOC125384630 gene encoding proteasome subunit alpha type-4-like — protein: MARRYDTRTTIFSPEGRLYQVEYAMEAISHAGTCLGILATDGVLLVAERRNINKLLDEVYYSEKIYKLNDDIVCSVAGITSDANVLTNELRLIAQRYLLQYGEPIPCEQLVSWLCDVKQAYTQYGGKRPFGVSILYMGWDKHYGYQLYQSDPSGNYGGWKATCIGHNSAAAVSSLKQEYDNNNITLDEAKALAIKVLSKTLDLNKLSGDKVEMVTLIRENDKTITRILPTSEVDALIAEHDRLEALAEQAKKEKQKL